In Alicyclobacillus vulcanalis, a single window of DNA contains:
- a CDS encoding LacI family DNA-binding transcriptional regulator, with protein sequence MPKRATIQDVARAAGVSVTTVSRYLNGRYDSMSEKTRAKIAAVIAELGYRPNALAKGLKAQRTETVGAIVVNMSYPFCVGFLRAFSRTLGAAGYHLMVAESEGDAKRERQLIESFVANRVEAIALQTSGANNGYLEDLARDMPVVLVDRAFALDNAYAIGTNNRDASREIAWTLFDLGYKQVVYLTEDERGIPTRTDRLNGYLDACRVALREPVVVRVRRGDWPSFEEALARVDACARKERTAVYTANGLVLMECYRALRALGHRVPDALGIATFDQPDWADLVDPPITCVRQPVEEMGEAAGRMITARLRGEEVASTVLTVPSTVVIHGSTGRGQEPH encoded by the coding sequence GTGCCAAAGCGGGCCACCATCCAGGACGTCGCGCGAGCGGCCGGGGTGTCCGTCACCACGGTGTCGCGCTACTTGAACGGGCGCTATGACTCCATGAGCGAGAAAACGCGAGCGAAGATAGCGGCCGTCATTGCGGAGCTCGGCTACCGTCCGAACGCGCTCGCCAAGGGGCTGAAGGCGCAGCGCACGGAGACCGTCGGCGCCATTGTGGTGAACATGAGCTATCCGTTTTGCGTCGGTTTCCTGCGCGCGTTCTCCCGGACGCTCGGCGCCGCCGGGTACCACCTCATGGTGGCCGAATCCGAGGGCGACGCCAAGCGCGAGCGACAACTGATCGAGTCGTTCGTCGCCAATCGCGTGGAGGCCATCGCGCTGCAGACGAGTGGCGCGAATAACGGTTATCTCGAGGATCTGGCGCGCGACATGCCTGTGGTGTTGGTCGATCGCGCCTTCGCCCTGGACAACGCCTACGCCATCGGAACCAACAACCGCGATGCGTCGCGCGAGATCGCCTGGACGCTGTTCGATCTCGGCTACAAACAGGTGGTGTATCTCACCGAGGACGAGCGCGGCATCCCGACCCGGACGGATCGCCTGAACGGATATCTGGACGCGTGCCGCGTGGCGCTGCGAGAGCCCGTGGTCGTGCGCGTGCGGCGCGGCGACTGGCCGTCGTTCGAGGAGGCGCTCGCGCGTGTGGACGCCTGTGCCCGCAAGGAGCGTACCGCCGTGTACACCGCGAATGGCCTCGTGCTGATGGAATGCTACCGCGCGCTCCGCGCGCTCGGCCACCGCGTGCCGGACGCGCTAGGCATCGCGACCTTTGACCAGCCGGACTGGGCCGATCTCGTCGATCCGCCCATCACCTGCGTTCGCCAGCCGGTGGAGGAAATGGGCGAAGCGGCAGGGCGGATGATCACGGCTCGGTTGCGGGGGGAAGAGGTCGCTTCGACGGTCTTGACCGTGCCTTCGACCGTCGTGATCCATGGATCCACGGGGCGAGGGCAGGAGCCCCATTGA
- the gnd gene encoding phosphogluconate dehydrogenase (NAD(+)-dependent, decarboxylating), translated as MQVGLIGLGKMGHNLALNMMDHGHQVVAYDLHKAAVDAVAKDGATPASSVSDLVSKLTPPRIVWLMVPHGKPVDNLIDQLKPLLQSGDIIIEGGNSHYKDSIRHAEDLKKLGIHFFDVGTSGGMEGARHGACYMIGGDPEVFKTIEPLFRDTAVPNGYVYTGRAGSGHFAKMVHNGIEYGMMAAIGEGFEVLEKGPFDYNFAEIARCWSNGSVIRGWLMELAEKSFREDPRLDKIKGVVHASGEGQWTVQEALEVEAAVPVIATSVMMRYRSMQDDSFSGKVQAALRNEFGGHAVEHA; from the coding sequence ATGCAGGTCGGCCTCATTGGTCTCGGAAAGATGGGCCACAACCTGGCGCTCAACATGATGGATCACGGGCATCAGGTGGTGGCGTACGATTTGCACAAAGCGGCGGTCGACGCGGTCGCGAAAGACGGCGCGACGCCGGCCAGCTCTGTTTCCGACCTTGTCTCGAAACTCACCCCACCCCGGATCGTCTGGCTGATGGTGCCGCACGGCAAGCCTGTGGACAACCTGATTGATCAACTGAAGCCGCTGCTTCAATCGGGTGACATCATCATCGAGGGCGGAAATTCCCACTACAAGGACAGCATTCGCCACGCCGAGGATCTGAAGAAACTCGGCATTCACTTCTTCGACGTGGGGACTTCGGGCGGCATGGAGGGTGCGCGCCACGGTGCCTGCTACATGATCGGCGGAGATCCCGAAGTCTTCAAGACCATCGAGCCCCTGTTCCGGGATACGGCCGTGCCCAACGGCTACGTGTACACAGGGCGCGCGGGCAGTGGACATTTCGCGAAAATGGTGCACAACGGCATCGAGTACGGCATGATGGCGGCCATCGGCGAAGGCTTCGAGGTGCTCGAGAAAGGGCCGTTCGACTACAATTTTGCCGAGATCGCCCGCTGTTGGTCGAACGGTTCGGTCATCCGCGGCTGGCTGATGGAGCTCGCGGAGAAGTCGTTCCGTGAAGACCCGCGGCTCGACAAGATCAAGGGCGTCGTGCACGCGTCGGGCGAAGGTCAGTGGACGGTGCAGGAGGCGCTCGAGGTCGAAGCGGCCGTTCCGGTCATTGCCACTTCGGTCATGATGCGGTATCGCTCGATGCAGGACGACTCGTTCAGCGGCAAGGTGCAGGCGGCCCTGCGCAACGAGTTCGGGGGCCATGCGGTCGAGCATGCGTGA
- the deoD gene encoding purine-nucleoside phosphorylase codes for MSTHIGAKPGDIAERILLPGDPLRAKYIANTYLEGSVCYNEVRGMLGYTGRYKGVPVSVQGTGMGVPSISIYAHELLADYGVKTLIRVGTCGAIRPDIRVRDVILAMSASTTSAPNRLRFGHVQYAPTADFELLQTAYQVAKEKGASIHVGSVMTTDLFYADGTADLERWAKFGMLAVEMESAELFTLAAQFGARALSVLTVSDHVLTREETSAAERERSFGDMVEIALETAIRF; via the coding sequence ATGAGCACACACATCGGCGCAAAGCCAGGCGACATTGCCGAGCGCATCCTGCTCCCGGGTGATCCGCTTCGGGCCAAGTATATCGCGAACACCTACCTCGAGGGTAGCGTCTGCTACAACGAGGTGCGCGGGATGTTGGGCTACACCGGCCGCTACAAAGGTGTGCCGGTCTCGGTTCAGGGCACGGGCATGGGTGTCCCGTCCATCAGCATCTACGCGCATGAATTGCTCGCCGACTACGGCGTGAAGACCCTCATCCGCGTCGGCACCTGCGGCGCCATCCGGCCCGACATTCGCGTGCGCGACGTCATTCTCGCGATGAGCGCTTCCACCACGAGCGCGCCGAACCGGCTGCGGTTTGGCCACGTCCAGTACGCGCCAACCGCCGATTTCGAGCTGCTGCAAACCGCATACCAGGTCGCGAAAGAAAAAGGCGCGTCCATCCATGTGGGGTCGGTGATGACAACCGATCTATTTTACGCCGATGGAACGGCGGATTTGGAGCGCTGGGCGAAATTCGGTATGCTAGCGGTGGAGATGGAGAGTGCAGAACTATTCACCCTGGCCGCCCAGTTTGGCGCCCGCGCGTTGTCCGTGCTCACGGTGAGCGATCACGTCCTCACCAGGGAGGAGACGTCTGCGGCCGAGCGGGAGCGGTCGTTTGGCGATATGGTCGAGATCGCTCTGGAGACGGCCATTCGGTTCTGA
- the dapD gene encoding 2,3,4,5-tetrahydropyridine-2,6-dicarboxylate N-acetyltransferase, translating into MQTAEEIIRYISESKKKTPVKVYLRGKLDQIAFPEALRPFVGPTAGVVFGEWSDVQAFLQANQALIEDFEIEADRRNSAIPLLDLKDIPARIEPGAIIRDKVKIGENAVIMMGAILNIGAEVGPGTMIDMGAVLGGRATVGANCHIGAGAVLAGVIEPPSAKPVVIEDNVLVGANAVILEGVRVGRGSVVAAGAVVIEDVPPGTVVAGVPAKVIKRIEDVAASKIEIKEELRRL; encoded by the coding sequence ATGCAGACGGCTGAAGAGATCATTCGCTATATTTCGGAAAGCAAGAAGAAGACGCCGGTGAAAGTGTACCTGCGCGGCAAGCTGGACCAGATCGCGTTTCCCGAGGCGCTGAGGCCGTTCGTAGGCCCCACGGCGGGCGTCGTGTTCGGCGAGTGGAGCGACGTGCAGGCGTTTCTGCAGGCGAATCAAGCGCTCATTGAGGACTTCGAGATCGAGGCGGATCGGCGAAACAGCGCGATTCCGCTTCTCGATCTGAAAGATATCCCGGCGCGCATCGAGCCGGGCGCCATCATTCGCGACAAGGTGAAAATCGGGGAAAACGCCGTGATTATGATGGGCGCCATCCTCAACATCGGCGCAGAGGTGGGACCTGGCACCATGATCGACATGGGCGCGGTGCTCGGCGGGCGCGCGACGGTAGGTGCCAACTGCCACATCGGTGCGGGCGCCGTATTGGCAGGCGTGATCGAGCCGCCGTCCGCCAAGCCCGTGGTCATCGAGGACAACGTGCTGGTCGGCGCCAACGCGGTGATTCTCGAGGGCGTGCGCGTCGGCCGGGGCTCGGTGGTCGCAGCGGGCGCCGTGGTGATTGAGGACGTCCCGCCGGGCACCGTCGTGGCCGGGGTGCCGGCCAAAGTCATCAAGCGGATTGAGGACGTGGCGGCGAGCAAAATTGAGATCAAGGAAGAACTGAGGCGCCTGTGA
- a CDS encoding N-acetyldiaminopimelate deacetylase, whose product MTWDVHEVRRALHQIPEPGFREFETQKAVLSYLQALPQEHLQIRTWETGVIALVKGHSARRRVGWRADMDGLPVAEETGAPFASRHPGMMHACGHDVHMAIALGLAQHFAHNPPPDDLVLVFQPAEEGPGGAQPMLASEVFQALRPEMIFALHVQPDMAVGEIGIRPGVLFANTSELFIDLVGQGGHAAYPHRANDMVVAGAHLVTALQTIVARNVDPLDSAVVTVGRLESGTKMNIIAERARLEGTIRALNAATMPRLKNRIEAVVAGIERMFNCRAEIDYGANYYQVYNDERLTRLFMAFVEETGLADVREVPPAMTGEDFGYFLREIPGFLFWLGAATPYGLHHAKMLPDERCIDVALRVLIPFFAERRYDG is encoded by the coding sequence ATGACGTGGGACGTGCACGAAGTTCGTCGGGCGTTGCACCAGATCCCCGAGCCTGGGTTTCGGGAGTTTGAGACGCAGAAAGCCGTGCTCTCGTACCTGCAGGCTCTCCCCCAGGAACACCTGCAAATTCGCACGTGGGAGACGGGCGTGATCGCCCTCGTGAAGGGGCACAGCGCAAGGCGGCGCGTGGGCTGGCGCGCGGACATGGACGGGCTGCCCGTGGCGGAGGAGACGGGCGCGCCGTTCGCGTCTCGCCATCCGGGCATGATGCACGCCTGCGGGCATGACGTGCACATGGCCATCGCGCTTGGCCTCGCGCAGCACTTCGCCCATAACCCGCCGCCGGACGATCTCGTCCTCGTCTTTCAGCCCGCCGAAGAGGGCCCGGGCGGCGCACAGCCGATGCTCGCGAGCGAGGTGTTTCAGGCCCTGCGGCCGGAGATGATCTTCGCGCTGCACGTGCAACCGGATATGGCCGTGGGCGAAATCGGCATACGGCCCGGCGTGCTCTTTGCGAACACGTCCGAGCTGTTCATCGATCTCGTCGGCCAGGGCGGACACGCCGCATATCCGCACCGTGCAAACGACATGGTGGTGGCCGGCGCGCACCTGGTCACCGCCTTGCAGACCATCGTGGCGCGAAACGTCGATCCGCTTGACAGCGCCGTCGTCACCGTGGGGCGGCTCGAGTCGGGCACGAAGATGAACATCATCGCGGAGCGGGCGCGCCTCGAGGGCACCATCCGGGCCCTGAACGCGGCCACGATGCCCCGGCTCAAGAACCGGATCGAGGCCGTGGTGGCGGGCATTGAGCGCATGTTCAACTGTCGGGCCGAGATCGACTACGGGGCGAACTATTATCAGGTGTACAACGACGAGCGCCTCACGCGGCTCTTCATGGCGTTTGTGGAGGAGACAGGGCTCGCCGACGTGCGAGAGGTGCCGCCGGCGATGACGGGCGAGGACTTCGGCTACTTTCTGAGGGAGATCCCGGGCTTTTTGTTCTGGCTCGGGGCGGCCACGCCGTACGGCCTCCATCACGCCAAGATGCTGCCCGATGAGCGCTGCATCGACGTGGCGCTTCGCGTCCTCATTCCGTTCTTTGCGGAGCGGAGGTACGACGGCTGA
- a CDS encoding aminotransferase class I/II-fold pyridoxal phosphate-dependent enzyme, with amino-acid sequence MQELSARTRQLAFASMRRFADLVADEPDAIFLTIGQPHFPTPAHIAEAAKRAIDEGFTSYTPNRGILPLREAASAYYERFTGYRYDPGSEVLVTVGTTHAIDIAMRALLEPGDEVVIPAPAYPGYEGAVRLAHGTPVFVDTRSTGFLLTPDALREAITPRTKLLILASPANPTGSVYSEQQLSDLASVCVERDLYVLSDEIYAELQFAGSPVSISQMPGMRERTLVLHGLSKSHSMTGWRIGFAFAPAPIAAEMAKAAQFSVSCPSSISQMAALEALTRGQEDSRPMREAYRANRDLAVRALRDMQVPVEAPSGAFYVFPALPKALGMTSDAFCEALAREAHVALVSGMCFTSYGEGYVRISLACSEQTLREALARMANFVERRRQHRAPHGA; translated from the coding sequence ATGCAGGAACTTTCCGCGCGCACGCGCCAACTCGCGTTTGCCAGCATGCGCCGATTTGCCGATCTCGTCGCAGACGAGCCGGACGCTATTTTTTTGACCATCGGCCAGCCTCACTTCCCCACGCCCGCGCACATTGCGGAGGCGGCCAAGCGGGCCATCGACGAGGGGTTCACGTCGTACACACCGAACCGCGGCATCTTGCCGCTGCGCGAGGCCGCGTCTGCCTACTACGAGCGGTTCACCGGCTATCGCTACGATCCCGGCAGCGAAGTCCTCGTCACTGTCGGGACCACCCACGCCATCGACATCGCGATGCGGGCGTTGCTCGAACCCGGCGATGAGGTCGTCATTCCTGCGCCCGCGTACCCCGGTTACGAAGGCGCTGTCCGGCTGGCGCACGGGACGCCTGTCTTTGTCGACACGCGATCCACGGGCTTTCTCCTGACGCCGGACGCCCTCCGGGAGGCCATCACGCCGCGCACCAAGCTGCTCATCCTCGCGTCGCCCGCCAATCCGACGGGCAGCGTGTACAGCGAGCAACAGCTCTCGGATCTCGCGTCCGTCTGCGTGGAGCGCGATTTATACGTCCTATCGGACGAAATTTACGCCGAGCTGCAGTTTGCCGGATCACCCGTCAGCATTTCTCAGATGCCGGGGATGCGCGAGCGGACCCTGGTCCTTCATGGCCTGTCGAAGTCCCACAGCATGACCGGGTGGCGCATCGGCTTTGCGTTTGCGCCGGCGCCCATCGCGGCGGAGATGGCCAAGGCGGCGCAGTTTAGCGTGAGCTGTCCGTCGAGCATCAGCCAGATGGCGGCGCTCGAGGCGCTGACGCGGGGGCAAGAGGACAGTCGCCCGATGCGCGAGGCCTACCGCGCAAACCGCGATCTCGCGGTCAGGGCGCTTCGCGACATGCAGGTGCCTGTGGAGGCGCCTTCAGGCGCCTTCTACGTCTTTCCCGCGCTGCCGAAGGCGCTCGGGATGACGTCGGACGCGTTTTGCGAGGCGCTGGCGCGCGAGGCGCACGTGGCGCTCGTGTCGGGCATGTGCTTCACGTCCTACGGAGAAGGTTACGTGCGGATATCGCTCGCGTGTTCGGAGCAGACGTTGCGCGAGGCGCTCGCGAGGATGGCGAACTTTGTCGAGCGACGTCGGCAGCATCGCGCGCCGCATGGCGCATGA
- a CDS encoding G1 family glutamic endopeptidase, whose product MNGTSVWKASGIAAASCLTAAALLAWPHATSTLDASPAIFHAPRHALSPNTSPKPNSVQAQNFGWSASNWSGYAVTGSTYNDITGSWIVPAVSPSKRSTYSSSWIGIDGFNNSDLIQTGTEQDYVNGHAQYDAWWEILPAPETVISNMTIAPGDRMSAHIHNNGNGTWTITLTDVTRNETFSTTQSYSGPGSSAEWIQEAPEIGGRIATLANYGETTFDPGTVNGGNPGFTLSDAGYMVQNNAVVSVPSAPDSDTDGFNVAYGSNQPSPPAS is encoded by the coding sequence ATGAACGGCACCTCAGTCTGGAAAGCGTCAGGCATCGCAGCCGCCTCGTGCCTGACAGCCGCGGCACTTCTCGCCTGGCCCCACGCCACATCCACGTTGGACGCGTCGCCCGCCATCTTCCACGCGCCGCGGCACGCGCTCTCGCCCAACACCAGCCCGAAACCGAACAGCGTCCAGGCACAGAACTTTGGTTGGTCGGCGTCGAACTGGTCGGGATATGCCGTGACCGGCAGCACGTACAACGACATCACAGGCAGTTGGATTGTGCCTGCGGTGAGCCCATCCAAGAGAAGCACGTACTCTTCGAGCTGGATCGGCATCGACGGGTTCAACAACAGCGATCTCATTCAAACCGGCACGGAGCAGGACTATGTCAACGGTCACGCGCAGTACGACGCCTGGTGGGAAATCCTCCCCGCCCCCGAGACGGTCATCTCGAACATGACCATCGCCCCGGGCGACCGGATGAGCGCGCACATCCACAACAACGGCAACGGAACCTGGACGATTACGTTGACGGACGTGACCCGCAACGAGACGTTCTCCACCACGCAGTCGTACTCGGGCCCTGGCTCGTCGGCCGAGTGGATCCAGGAGGCGCCGGAGATCGGCGGCCGGATCGCCACGCTCGCCAACTACGGCGAGACCACGTTCGATCCCGGCACCGTAAACGGCGGCAACCCAGGTTTTACCCTGTCCGACGCGGGCTACATGGTGCAGAACAACGCGGTCGTGTCTGTGCCGTCCGCACCCGACTCGGATACCGACGGCTTCAACGTGGCCTACGGCTCCAACCAGCCGAGCCCACCGGCCTCCTGA
- a CDS encoding bifunctional 5,10-methylenetetrahydrofolate dehydrogenase/5,10-methenyltetrahydrofolate cyclohydrolase has protein sequence MPKPLLGRPVARALSHDVRQTVESWKSRGIQPKLVTLLANDDHAASVYANQKKRIAERLGIHCDVIELPEDSSTESIIRQIEALNGDPDVHGIMIEMPLAPSVDVQRVVGAIHALKDVDGLSPCHSFAKPTPEAALYPATPLACIRLLKHYGYELKGADVTLVGCGQTVGMPLLHLLIAEGATVAACHEYTRDVRGHLRDSEIAIVAVGKGGLLGPDMVHENLTVVDVGISQAENGDVQGDLAPEAAEQTKAYTPTPGGVGAVTTVQIFANLMHAMELQEAAGMV, from the coding sequence ATGCCGAAACCCTTGCTTGGGCGCCCCGTCGCCAGGGCTTTGTCGCATGACGTGCGACAAACGGTTGAATCGTGGAAGTCGCGCGGCATCCAGCCGAAGCTCGTCACCCTGCTCGCCAACGACGATCACGCCGCGTCCGTCTACGCGAACCAGAAAAAGCGCATCGCCGAACGGCTCGGCATTCACTGCGACGTGATCGAACTGCCGGAAGACAGCAGCACAGAATCCATCATCCGGCAAATTGAGGCCCTCAATGGCGATCCCGACGTCCACGGCATCATGATTGAGATGCCCCTCGCGCCGTCCGTCGACGTGCAGCGCGTCGTGGGGGCCATTCACGCGCTGAAGGATGTGGACGGGCTGTCGCCGTGCCACTCCTTTGCCAAGCCGACGCCCGAAGCCGCTCTCTACCCCGCGACGCCGCTCGCCTGCATCCGCCTGCTTAAGCACTACGGCTACGAGCTCAAGGGCGCCGACGTCACGCTCGTCGGCTGCGGCCAGACGGTCGGCATGCCTCTTCTCCACCTGCTCATCGCGGAAGGCGCAACCGTGGCGGCTTGCCACGAGTACACCCGCGACGTGCGCGGCCACCTGCGCGACAGCGAGATCGCCATCGTCGCCGTCGGCAAGGGCGGCCTGCTTGGCCCCGACATGGTGCACGAGAACCTCACCGTCGTCGATGTCGGCATTTCGCAGGCAGAAAACGGGGATGTGCAAGGCGATCTCGCCCCTGAGGCCGCCGAGCAAACGAAGGCGTACACCCCGACGCCTGGAGGCGTCGGCGCCGTCACGACGGTGCAGATCTTCGCCAATCTGATGCACGCCATGGAACTTCAGGAGGCGGCGGGGATGGTATGA
- a CDS encoding MerR family transcriptional regulator, producing MRDLADMFDITPRTLRHYEDMGLIQPARQGATRLYSERDRVRIQLILRGRRLGFSLPEIAEMLALYDADPTEITQLREVIRRGDEKLRQVELQLSELEALRDDLLAMRSRLQQVLEEKLKASQHKGDER from the coding sequence ATTCGCGACCTCGCCGACATGTTTGACATCACGCCGCGCACGCTCCGCCACTACGAAGACATGGGGCTTATCCAGCCGGCGCGCCAAGGCGCCACCCGCCTCTACTCCGAGCGGGACCGGGTCCGCATCCAGCTCATCCTGCGCGGGCGCCGCTTGGGCTTCAGCCTGCCCGAAATCGCCGAGATGCTTGCCCTCTACGACGCAGATCCGACGGAGATCACCCAGCTGCGCGAAGTCATCCGCCGCGGCGATGAAAAACTGCGCCAAGTCGAGCTGCAACTCTCAGAACTCGAAGCCTTGCGCGACGATCTTCTCGCCATGCGATCCCGCCTGCAGCAGGTGCTCGAAGAAAAACTCAAAGCATCGCAGCACAAAGGAGATGAACGCTGA
- a CDS encoding acyl-CoA dehydrogenase family protein has protein sequence MRALSYAYGTNHFSQDVILQDILRHFWPQFEAHEPDLTRFGAIAGREVYETVYHVDHDAPPVLIHHDIDGRRIDRVRLSPSHLALLKALAFINRPPYEGGSWHHHFAYGYLIGDPGLYCVLTITNQVAYAIHKYAPEFADWKEALLSGRAFGATWMTEVHGGSDLGANQTTARPDGDTWRITGEKYFASGAGLTDYAITTARPAGAPSGPKGLALFLVPRLRKDGSLNFHVRRLKDKSATRAVPSGEVEFDETEAFLVGDAHLGIYYTLENLTVSRLANAAGAMGIAQKALLEVMHRVRHRRSFGHVLQDHALIRRDLTDFAVRHAGGLALTFQAIDLFDRSWHERPPYSANYHLARLYTHLAKTRTADHAAHLTAMAMELFGGIGFLEEYGIARWHREALITPIWEGPSNIQALDFLETLMKLGHGDDVIERITSPITRANAPGGADAASRLRQEVAALRTLPRTEAEWRAKFVLRMMADVAQAASLYQIAETAGERYEKLGHLYLTHFIGGQEYPSWALYDVSIWGWM, from the coding sequence ATGCGCGCCTTGTCGTACGCCTACGGGACCAACCACTTCTCGCAAGATGTCATCCTTCAGGACATCCTGCGTCACTTCTGGCCGCAGTTCGAAGCTCACGAGCCCGACCTCACGCGCTTCGGCGCCATCGCCGGCCGCGAGGTGTATGAGACGGTGTACCACGTCGATCACGACGCCCCTCCCGTCCTCATTCACCACGATATCGACGGCCGCCGGATCGACCGCGTCCGCCTATCCCCGTCACACCTCGCCCTCTTGAAAGCGCTTGCTTTCATCAACCGCCCGCCCTACGAGGGTGGCTCCTGGCACCATCACTTCGCGTACGGCTACTTGATCGGCGATCCCGGGCTGTACTGCGTGCTCACCATCACGAACCAGGTCGCTTACGCCATTCACAAGTATGCGCCGGAATTTGCGGATTGGAAGGAGGCGCTCCTTTCGGGCCGCGCGTTCGGCGCCACATGGATGACCGAGGTGCATGGCGGGAGCGATCTCGGCGCCAATCAAACGACGGCCCGCCCGGACGGCGACACCTGGCGGATCACGGGCGAGAAGTATTTCGCTAGCGGCGCCGGGCTCACGGATTACGCCATCACCACCGCGAGGCCGGCTGGCGCACCAAGTGGCCCCAAAGGGCTCGCGCTCTTCCTCGTTCCCCGGCTTCGGAAGGACGGAAGCCTCAACTTTCACGTGCGGCGCCTAAAGGATAAGAGCGCCACCCGCGCCGTGCCGTCTGGCGAGGTCGAATTTGACGAAACCGAAGCCTTCCTCGTGGGTGACGCGCACCTTGGCATCTACTACACGCTCGAAAACCTCACCGTGTCGCGCCTGGCCAACGCCGCCGGTGCCATGGGCATCGCGCAGAAGGCCCTGCTTGAAGTCATGCATCGCGTGCGTCACCGCCGTAGTTTCGGACACGTCCTCCAGGATCACGCGCTCATTCGGCGCGACCTCACCGACTTCGCCGTCCGACACGCAGGAGGTTTGGCCCTTACGTTCCAAGCCATCGACCTGTTTGACCGGTCGTGGCACGAGCGCCCGCCCTACAGCGCGAATTACCATCTTGCGCGCCTCTATACCCATCTCGCCAAGACGCGCACCGCCGATCACGCCGCCCACCTCACGGCGATGGCCATGGAACTGTTTGGCGGGATCGGCTTTCTCGAGGAGTACGGCATCGCCCGCTGGCACCGCGAAGCCCTCATTACGCCCATCTGGGAGGGCCCGAGCAACATTCAGGCCCTGGATTTTCTGGAGACCTTGATGAAACTCGGACATGGGGACGACGTGATCGAACGGATCACATCACCCATTACGCGCGCAAACGCGCCGGGCGGGGCGGATGCCGCCTCGCGGCTGCGCCAGGAGGTCGCAGCCTTGCGGACGCTGCCACGCACCGAGGCTGAATGGCGAGCCAAATTCGTTTTGCGCATGATGGCCGATGTTGCGCAGGCCGCGAGCCTGTACCAAATTGCCGAAACAGCCGGCGAACGATACGAGAAACTCGGACATCTGTACCTGACGCACTTCATTGGCGGGCAAGAGTACCCTTCGTGGGCCTTGTACGATGTATCCATCTGGGGGTGGATGTGA